Within Cloacibacillus sp., the genomic segment ATATACGTACTCTTCAACAACGGCACCTTCGGCTGGATACGCGGTACGGAACGCGTACACAGAAAAGCGGAGCTTGCCCCGTATTTCTCGCAGTTCACCGATTTCGCGAATGTGGATTACGTCAAATTCGCGGAGGCGGTCGGGCTAAAAGGATACCGCGCAAAAGACATGGCGGACTTTGAAAAAATCTTCGCAGAATGCCTGAAGGAAGAAGGCCCCTGTCTCATCGACGTTCCTCTGCTGCCGGAAGACCAACAGCTCCCTCCCGTCCCCGGCTGGGCCGCCGCGAAAATCGCAAAGGACGAGGATATGACCTATTAGGCCTTCCCGTCGTGCTTGCGCGGCGTTTATTTATTTTTCAGAATCATAGAAGACCTCAAACTGTGGGTCGGCGGTTCCTACGCCAAGATACTTTGCCTTATAGTCGTTAAGAAGGATAATGAACTTGGGCGTCAATATGGATAACGCTATGACGTTTGCAAAAATGGGAAGCGCCGTGGAGGCGTCCGAGAAAAGCCACACAGTTGTTCCCGGGAACTCAAAATAGACCGCGATATAGACAAGCGCAAGGCTGGGAAGCGGGTAGGTCCATTTATAAAAATATAGAAGGGCGTCTTTTCGTGGAAAATCGCCTATAAGATAGCGGAGAACGACCTCGATCTGCGCGTAGAGGCCGCTTGAGGTCGTTATGCCGAATATAAATACCCCCGCCGCTAGAATGACCCTGCCGAATCGTCCCATCCCAGTCTCAAAGGCCGCAAGCGTCAAAGTGGCGCCGTCAAGACCGGAGGACCACTGCCCTGTGACGATTATGATGAGGCAGGTGATGCTGCATATTACAAAAGTATCCACAAATACTTCAAAAATGCCCATCAAACCCTGCTTCACGGGGTGATCTACCTTTGCCGAGGCGTGTATCATCGGCGCGGATCCCCATCCGGCTTCATTGCTGAAGACAGAGCGCGCAAGCCCTACTTTGATTGCCTGAGTCACTGCGGCTCCCATAAAGCCGCCAAGAGCCGCAGTGCCGGTGAAGGCGTTCTTAAATATCAGCGAAAAAGCCGCCGGTATCTCCGCTACGTTTCTTAAAAGAATAAAGATTCCGCCTGCGAGATAAAAAATGCACATAAAAGGAACGAGCATGAGCGCTATTTTGCCGAGTTGTTTCATGCCGCCGCTTATCATAGCGTAAAGCGCTATGGTATAGACGACGCCTACAGTCATTAGTTTTAGCCCAAATGTGTTCGCCACCGCTTCAGATACCGTATAGGTTTGTATATTGATAAAATATCCCGTCAAAAAGCCGAACGCGAAGAGAAAACTGAGGAGCTTGAAAACACGCGGCATATTTTTTTCAATGCCGATGCCCTTTTTCATGTAGTGATTGGGGCCGCCGTAGGCCGCGCCGTTGTCGTCTTTTGACCTGTAATAGACGGCAAGCGTCACCTCCGCCATCTTGATGATCATCCCAAAAAGCGCCGCAAGCCACATCCAAAATACAGCCCCAGGGCCGCCCGTCGCGATTGCAGTGGCGACGCCCCCGATATTGCCCACTCCGATGGTCGTGCCGAGCGCCACGCTGGTAGCCTCAATGGAAGAGAAAAGCCCCGTCTCGTTTTTATCTCTATCTCTTCCCCTGATGCTTGACCAAGCATGTCTCATAGCGACGCCGAAATTTGTGATTTGAAAGAAGCCCGTGCGCAGGCTAAGATAGAGGCCGGAGGCCAGAACGACCATCACCAAAGGCAGTCCCCAC encodes:
- a CDS encoding amino acid carrier protein, producing MSTVDLISLIVWDYMWGLPLVMVVLASGLYLSLRTGFFQITNFGVAMRHAWSSIRGRDRDKNETGLFSSIEATSVALGTTIGVGNIGGVATAIATGGPGAVFWMWLAALFGMIIKMAEVTLAVYYRSKDDNGAAYGGPNHYMKKGIGIEKNMPRVFKLLSFLFAFGFLTGYFINIQTYTVSEAVANTFGLKLMTVGVVYTIALYAMISGGMKQLGKIALMLVPFMCIFYLAGGIFILLRNVAEIPAAFSLIFKNAFTGTAALGGFMGAAVTQAIKVGLARSVFSNEAGWGSAPMIHASAKVDHPVKQGLMGIFEVFVDTFVICSITCLIIIVTGQWSSGLDGATLTLAAFETGMGRFGRVILAAGVFIFGITTSSGLYAQIEVVLRYLIGDFPRKDALLYFYKWTYPLPSLALVYIAVYFEFPGTTVWLFSDASTALPIFANVIALSILTPKFIILLNDYKAKYLGVGTADPQFEVFYDSEK